From Mucilaginibacter rubeus, a single genomic window includes:
- a CDS encoding DinB family protein produces MNEAINKLSQIIDDVRLLKGQDIDWTYKTSPAKWSKKEVIGHLIDSAQINLQRFVRCTYEENFRLTYEQVEWVAAAHYQDADINELIELWALLNLQIIRVLNNYPPDRLNARCDNSKQEPNLQTVEWLAADYVDHMLHHLKDIL; encoded by the coding sequence ATGAACGAGGCGATTAATAAACTCAGCCAAATTATTGACGATGTACGACTGTTAAAGGGACAGGATATCGATTGGACTTATAAAACATCGCCTGCCAAATGGTCAAAAAAAGAAGTGATAGGTCATTTGATTGACAGCGCCCAGATCAACCTGCAACGTTTTGTTCGCTGCACTTATGAAGAGAACTTCAGGCTCACCTATGAGCAGGTGGAGTGGGTTGCTGCTGCTCATTACCAGGACGCGGATATCAACGAACTGATTGAACTTTGGGCATTGTTAAACTTGCAAATTATACGGGTTTTGAATAATTATCCTCCCGATAGGTTAAACGCCCGTTGTGATAACAGCAAACAGGAGCCAAACCTGCAAACGGTTGAATGGCTTGCCGCCGATTACGTTGACCATATGTTACATCACCTGAAAGATATATTGTAA
- a CDS encoding nucleoside recognition domain-containing protein has protein sequence MALNYIWIAFFVIAFVVSLIKLVFFGDTEAFKLLVEGLFNSSKSSVMDIALPLIGSMAFWLGILNIGEKAGAINFLSRIVRPFFSRLFPDVPKDHPATGQMMMNFSANLMGLDNAATPLGLKAMGSLQELNPDKETASNAQIMFLVLHTSGLQLLPVTIIAQRAILNSKDPAEVFLPCIIATYVATVVGLIAVAIKQKINLFDRVIIGWLGGVTAFITLVVWYFTTQLTKEQISTVSSVISNVMLFTIPVIFIVGGLIKKVNVFEVFVEGAKGGFETSVKIIPYLVAMLVGISVFRSCGALDYMNEGLRWICVQFHLDTRFVDAMPVAYLKPLSGSGSKGMMITVMQNFGVDKFAGRLAGIFNGSADTTFYIVALYFGSVGIKKSRYAIPAGLIADLAGVIAAIFIAYLFFGHQP, from the coding sequence ATGGCGCTTAACTATATCTGGATAGCTTTTTTTGTAATTGCATTTGTAGTTTCACTCATAAAATTAGTTTTTTTTGGCGATACAGAAGCTTTCAAATTATTGGTTGAAGGATTGTTCAATTCATCTAAGTCGTCGGTAATGGATATCGCCTTGCCATTAATCGGTTCTATGGCGTTCTGGCTCGGTATTCTGAATATTGGCGAAAAAGCCGGGGCCATCAATTTTTTATCGCGAATAGTCAGGCCATTTTTTAGTCGTTTGTTTCCGGATGTGCCTAAAGATCACCCTGCTACCGGTCAGATGATGATGAACTTTTCGGCCAATTTAATGGGGCTGGATAACGCGGCCACCCCACTTGGCTTAAAAGCTATGGGCAGCCTGCAGGAACTAAATCCCGATAAGGAAACCGCGTCAAATGCCCAGATCATGTTCCTGGTGCTGCATACTTCCGGCTTACAATTATTACCGGTCACGATCATCGCGCAAAGGGCTATCTTAAACTCTAAAGATCCTGCCGAGGTGTTTTTACCTTGTATTATTGCTACTTATGTGGCTACCGTTGTGGGCCTGATCGCAGTAGCTATTAAACAAAAAATCAATCTTTTTGACAGGGTAATTATTGGCTGGCTTGGCGGCGTTACAGCTTTTATTACACTGGTTGTATGGTACTTTACTACTCAGCTAACTAAAGAACAAATTAGTACGGTATCATCCGTTATCAGCAATGTAATGCTGTTTACCATACCGGTGATATTCATTGTTGGCGGACTTATAAAAAAGGTAAATGTATTTGAAGTTTTTGTTGAAGGTGCTAAAGGCGGCTTTGAAACATCGGTAAAGATAATCCCCTACCTGGTAGCCATGCTGGTTGGTATCAGCGTTTTCAGGAGTTGCGGCGCATTGGATTACATGAATGAAGGGCTGCGCTGGATTTGTGTACAATTCCATTTAGATACTCGCTTTGTTGACGCGATGCCGGTTGCCTATTTAAAACCGCTCAGCGGATCGGGCTCCAAAGGCATGATGATAACGGTGATGCAAAACTTCGGTGTTGATAAATTTGCCGGGCGACTTGCCGGAATCTTCAACGGTTCGGCGGATACTACCTTTTATATTGTGGCGCTATACTTTGGTTCGGTAGGCATTAAAAAATCGCGCTACGCTATTCCGGCCGGACTTATAGCCGATCTGGCCGGGGTTATCGCGGCTATCTTTATCGCTTACTTATTCTTCGGCCATCAGCCATAA
- a CDS encoding maleylpyruvate isomerase N-terminal domain-containing protein — MAEQEVPIKTVHLFPLLDQKLIELLKSLSAEEWNKPTLAKLWTVKDIAAHLLDGNMRVISLSQQFIGDPPSIPINNYSDLVDFLNGLNATWVKAMRRVSPQLLIELLEATGRQYSEIMSKADLLAPAPFSVAWAGEEESVNWFHIAREYTEKFHHQQQIREAVGKQGIITAELFYPCIDTFMRGLPHAYRTVIANAGAVIQVTISGEAGGDWFLLKTADGWMLTQNTGSAPDTKITLSPDIAWKVFTKGIDPQTALDSSHVSGNINLGENLFNMVAVMA; from the coding sequence ATGGCGGAACAGGAAGTCCCTATTAAAACAGTGCACCTGTTCCCCCTTTTGGATCAAAAGCTGATAGAACTGCTTAAGTCGCTATCGGCCGAAGAGTGGAATAAGCCAACATTGGCAAAGCTTTGGACGGTGAAGGATATTGCCGCCCATTTGCTTGATGGCAACATGCGTGTTATTTCCTTGTCGCAGCAATTTATCGGCGATCCCCCGTCAATCCCCATCAATAATTACAGCGATTTAGTTGATTTTTTGAATGGCTTAAATGCAACCTGGGTAAAAGCCATGAGGCGTGTGAGCCCGCAATTGTTAATCGAACTTTTAGAAGCGACGGGCCGGCAATACAGCGAAATAATGTCAAAAGCCGATCTGCTTGCACCCGCGCCATTTTCTGTAGCCTGGGCAGGAGAGGAGGAGTCTGTTAATTGGTTTCACATTGCCCGCGAATACACCGAAAAGTTTCATCATCAGCAACAAATTCGCGAAGCTGTTGGTAAGCAGGGTATTATTACAGCCGAGTTATTCTACCCCTGTATTGATACATTTATGCGCGGGCTTCCGCATGCTTATCGTACTGTTATTGCCAATGCCGGTGCGGTAATCCAGGTTACCATAAGCGGTGAAGCCGGAGGCGACTGGTTCCTGCTCAAAACTGCCGATGGCTGGATGCTTACCCAAAACACCGGTTCTGCGCCGGATACTAAGATTACACTGTCGCCCGATATTGCCTGGAAAGTATTTACAAAAGGTATCGATCCACAAACCGCGTTGGATTCATCTCATGTCAGCGGAAATATTAACCTGGGCGAAAATCTGTTCAATATGGTTGCCGTAATGGCTTAA
- a CDS encoding DUF4126 family protein: MKLKISQPFWPVIGIGTLAGMRTLSAPVITTHILSTHPSKKLEKSPLRFMQSTTVAAVLKVLSVTELIADKLPSTPNRIEPAGVAGRGLSGALAGASIYKAVGGKALAGALIGGATAIAATYASYYLRKNIVKANHVADPLIGAAEDALVIGAGISLSKLV, from the coding sequence ATGAAACTTAAAATATCACAACCATTTTGGCCGGTGATTGGCATCGGTACATTAGCCGGAATGCGTACCTTATCGGCTCCTGTTATAACTACTCATATACTTAGTACTCATCCATCAAAAAAACTGGAGAAATCGCCGTTGAGATTCATGCAATCAACAACCGTAGCAGCTGTTTTGAAGGTCTTATCGGTTACCGAGCTTATCGCCGATAAATTACCATCAACACCGAACCGAATAGAGCCGGCAGGCGTAGCCGGCAGAGGTTTGTCAGGTGCTTTGGCCGGTGCAAGTATTTATAAAGCTGTTGGTGGTAAAGCCTTAGCCGGAGCATTGATAGGAGGGGCGACAGCAATAGCGGCAACCTACGCAAGCTATTATCTACGCAAAAATATAGTTAAGGCTAACCATGTCGCCGATCCGTTGATTGGCGCAGCCGAAGACGCTTTGGTAATTGGGGCGGGCATCAGCTTAAGCAAATTGGTTTAA
- a CDS encoding DUF3052 family protein produces the protein MAGYSGTPLAKKLGIKAGARLMLINAPEHYIDLFTDMPPDVYFTADVSHENDVIHFFSKSADEYRAKLPEFMKQIKQDGMIWVSWPKKASKVVTDLTEDLIRNFALQIGLVDIKVCAVDEVWSGLKLVIPVKSRKYIT, from the coding sequence ATGGCTGGCTATTCGGGTACACCTTTGGCGAAAAAACTTGGCATAAAAGCAGGAGCAAGATTAATGCTGATCAACGCGCCCGAGCATTACATCGATTTGTTTACCGATATGCCTCCTGATGTTTATTTTACTGCCGATGTTTCGCATGAAAATGATGTGATCCATTTCTTTAGCAAAAGCGCAGATGAATATCGTGCTAAACTCCCGGAGTTCATGAAACAAATAAAGCAGGATGGCATGATCTGGGTTTCCTGGCCCAAAAAGGCATCAAAGGTAGTCACTGATCTTACCGAAGATTTGATCAGGAATTTTGCCCTGCAAATTGGCCTGGTTGATATTAAAGTTTGCGCAGTTGATGAGGTTTGGTCAGGTTTAAAGCTGGTTATACCTGTTAAAAGCAGAAAATATATAACATAG
- a CDS encoding efflux RND transporter permease subunit, whose product MKDVKKEFGPSSWAIDNKTAIYVLMFLITVLGLVSYNRLPKENFPDIAQSKVFITTTFAGQSPQNIENLVTRQIEKQLKSLKGLKKVTSNSVQNVSIITAEFQANIDIKDAKIDVKDKIDQAKKDLPQNDNNYTDPVVSDINVADLPILYINISGNYDLKKLKEYADILKDEIESYKEISKVDEVGALTPEIQVNVDMNKMAAAQLSLPDISTAIGYENILSSTGTAKTDGVRRTIDIKQDFKNADEVAAMVIRNPKGQAVYLRDIAEVKDSFLEQESYARLKTNDNPNFKNVITLNVSKRAGENLIEASDKINELIKLKQKTVFPKGLDIVVTGDQSDKTRTTLNDLINTIVIGFLLVTVILMFFMGTTNAIFVALSVPLSCFIAFLVMPAIGFTLNMIVLFSFLLALGIVVDDAIVVIENTHRIFANGKVPIKEAAKMAAGEVFLPVFSGTMTTLAPFVPLAFWNSLIGHFMFFLPITLIITLLASLVVAYIINPVFAVDFMRPHHDGEHDHPKFDRPTKRAMIFLAIAAVIGYLMNVGIGNLMVLIMVLYLINHFFLLRVIDRFQKNAWPKFQNWYAKWLERAVRRPVTVLVGTIGLFIFAIFLMAVRGKTPEFFPSGDPNFAYVYITLPIGTDQAYTNEVTKQIEKRVAQVVEPDKDIVSSVISNVTKGVTDPTDEDQGDYENKGKVTVAFVEFGKRNGKDTKKVLANIRAAVQGIPGAKIAVAQESSGPPVQKDISIEIVGDNLDTLVATGNRLKSYLAKQNIAGIENLIADVQSDKPEIVFDIDRERANREGVSSQQINQNLFTAIYGWKAADFRNTREDDYKIMVRTLPSQRSNIDEIKNLKITYRDMAMSGAIRQVPISAFTDVRYTTTYSNIKRKQQRRVLTLGSNVIKPNNPNEVNANILKAINNFKRPDNVTIRQGGGQEDQMEAMTFLLSALAVSFGLILVILMIQFNSIGKTLIIISEIFFSIIGVLLGVSVFGMTMSIVMTGVGIIALAGVVVRNGILLVEFTDMLLEQGVSIHDAVVEAGHTRMTPVLLTATAAILGLIPLAVGFNIDFVGLFTHFEPHIHFGGDNVAFWGPLAWTMIFGLGFATVITLILVPCLYLIRYNLKARLFGKKSVEPKHAAVLEPEVV is encoded by the coding sequence ATGAAAGATGTAAAGAAAGAATTTGGCCCTTCAAGTTGGGCTATTGATAACAAAACGGCCATTTATGTGCTCATGTTCCTGATCACGGTGCTTGGCCTTGTAAGTTATAACCGCTTGCCTAAGGAAAACTTTCCGGATATAGCACAATCAAAGGTGTTTATCACAACAACCTTTGCCGGTCAGTCTCCGCAAAATATCGAGAACCTGGTAACACGCCAGATAGAAAAGCAGCTGAAATCATTAAAGGGATTGAAGAAAGTGACTTCAAACTCGGTTCAGAATGTTTCTATTATTACTGCCGAATTTCAGGCTAATATTGATATCAAGGATGCAAAAATAGACGTAAAGGATAAGATTGACCAAGCCAAGAAGGATCTCCCGCAAAATGATAATAATTATACCGATCCTGTTGTTTCGGATATTAACGTTGCCGATCTGCCTATTTTATATATCAATATTTCAGGTAATTATGATCTGAAAAAGCTAAAGGAATATGCTGATATATTAAAAGATGAAATTGAAAGCTACAAGGAAATTTCAAAAGTTGATGAGGTAGGTGCTTTAACTCCTGAAATACAGGTTAATGTTGATATGAACAAGATGGCTGCCGCGCAACTAAGCCTGCCGGACATTAGTACAGCCATTGGTTACGAAAATATATTGTCATCAACAGGTACTGCTAAAACCGACGGCGTTCGCAGAACCATTGATATTAAGCAGGATTTTAAAAATGCCGATGAAGTGGCTGCCATGGTGATCCGTAACCCTAAAGGGCAGGCTGTTTATTTAAGGGATATTGCCGAGGTTAAGGACTCGTTTTTAGAGCAGGAAAGTTATGCAAGGTTAAAAACCAATGATAATCCTAACTTCAAAAATGTAATTACCCTTAACGTAAGTAAAAGGGCGGGCGAAAACCTGATTGAGGCTTCTGATAAGATCAACGAGTTGATCAAATTGAAGCAGAAAACGGTTTTCCCTAAAGGCTTGGATATTGTTGTTACGGGCGATCAGTCAGATAAAACGCGTACAACACTTAATGACTTAATTAACACCATCGTTATCGGCTTCCTTTTGGTTACCGTTATCCTGATGTTTTTTATGGGCACAACCAATGCTATTTTCGTAGCATTATCTGTACCCTTGTCATGTTTTATTGCGTTCCTGGTGATGCCTGCCATTGGTTTTACACTCAATATGATCGTGTTATTCTCGTTCCTGCTGGCGCTGGGTATTGTGGTGGACGACGCCATCGTAGTAATAGAGAACACACACCGTATTTTTGCCAATGGGAAAGTGCCAATTAAAGAGGCTGCTAAAATGGCGGCAGGAGAGGTGTTCCTTCCGGTATTTTCAGGTACCATGACCACTTTGGCTCCGTTCGTGCCATTGGCTTTCTGGAACAGTTTAATTGGGCATTTCATGTTCTTCCTGCCAATTACATTGATCATTACTTTGTTGGCATCGTTAGTGGTAGCTTATATCATCAACCCTGTATTCGCGGTTGATTTCATGAGGCCTCACCATGACGGCGAGCATGATCATCCTAAATTTGACAGGCCTACAAAAAGAGCCATGATATTTTTGGCGATTGCTGCAGTTATTGGCTACCTGATGAACGTTGGCATTGGAAACCTGATGGTGTTGATCATGGTATTGTACCTGATTAACCATTTCTTCCTGCTGCGCGTTATCGATAGGTTCCAGAAAAATGCCTGGCCTAAATTTCAAAACTGGTATGCCAAATGGCTTGAGCGTGCCGTACGCAGGCCGGTAACCGTTCTGGTCGGAACTATCGGCTTATTTATTTTTGCAATTTTCCTGATGGCCGTACGGGGTAAAACGCCCGAATTTTTTCCATCGGGCGACCCTAACTTTGCCTATGTGTACATTACTTTGCCTATCGGTACCGATCAGGCTTATACCAATGAAGTAACCAAACAGATAGAAAAGCGCGTTGCACAAGTAGTTGAGCCTGATAAGGATATCGTGTCGTCAGTTATTTCAAACGTAACAAAAGGGGTTACCGATCCTACTGATGAAGATCAGGGCGATTATGAAAATAAAGGTAAGGTTACCGTAGCGTTTGTTGAATTTGGTAAACGTAACGGTAAGGATACCAAAAAGGTATTAGCCAACATCCGTGCGGCTGTACAAGGGATTCCCGGTGCAAAAATAGCTGTTGCACAGGAGAGCAGCGGTCCTCCGGTACAAAAAGATATCAGTATTGAGATAGTGGGTGATAACCTGGATACGCTGGTTGCTACCGGCAACAGGCTTAAAAGTTATTTGGCTAAGCAAAATATTGCTGGTATCGAAAACCTGATTGCCGACGTGCAAAGCGATAAGCCAGAAATTGTGTTTGATATAGATCGTGAGCGTGCTAACCGTGAGGGAGTATCTTCTCAGCAAATCAATCAAAACCTGTTTACCGCAATTTATGGTTGGAAGGCAGCCGATTTTCGCAATACCCGCGAGGACGATTATAAAATCATGGTAAGGACCTTGCCAAGTCAGCGCAGTAATATTGATGAGATCAAAAACCTGAAAATTACATACCGTGATATGGCCATGAGTGGCGCGATACGCCAGGTGCCAATATCGGCTTTCACTGATGTGCGCTATACCACCACTTACAGTAATATCAAACGTAAACAACAGCGTAGGGTGTTAACGCTTGGCTCAAATGTAATTAAGCCAAATAATCCTAACGAGGTTAATGCCAATATCCTTAAAGCGATAAATAACTTTAAGAGGCCGGATAATGTGACTATTCGTCAGGGCGGTGGCCAGGAAGACCAGATGGAGGCCATGACCTTTTTGTTGTCGGCACTTGCAGTATCTTTCGGGTTGATCTTGGTTATTTTGATGATCCAGTTCAACTCAATCGGTAAAACGCTTATCATTATTAGCGAGATCTTCTTTAGTATTATAGGTGTATTGCTGGGCGTCAGTGTGTTCGGTATGACCATGTCTATCGTAATGACCGGCGTTGGTATCATCGCTTTAGCGGGTGTGGTTGTTCGTAACGGTATCTTACTGGTTGAGTTTACTGATATGCTGCTTGAACAGGGCGTGAGCATTCACGATGCAGTAGTTGAAGCCGGCCATACCCGTATGACACCGGTATTACTTACAGCAACTGCCGCTATTTTAGGTTTGATACCGCTGGCGGTTGGTTTCAATATCGACTTCGTAGGTTTGTTTACCCATTTCGAACCGCATATCCACTTTGGCGGCGATAACGTTGCTTTCTGGGGCCCATTGGCGTGGACAATGATCTTCGGTTTGGGGTTTGCTACGGTTATTACACTGATACTTGTACCTTGTTTATACCTGATCCGTTATAACCTTAAAGCAAGGTTATTCGGCAAAAAATCTGTTGAACCTAAACATGCGGCGGTGTTAGAACCAGAAGTAGTTTAA
- a CDS encoding TetR/AcrR family transcriptional regulator codes for MAAANDQQDIKREKILEASHQRFLHYGYSKTTMNEIAGDLSMSKALLYYYFPDKSQLYIAVMRKLATDYLKTLENRLDSFTNLKEAFNFQVNTHHEFIVNNYNFFDFFRLNEQNLPETIWQIVGEVHSAELNLLSNAIKIEVEKGAIKPVNNPEEIVDVLMDALHGIRVGAISQKKTNFPRKEHLEEIHTKKLLLLDIFIKGLMA; via the coding sequence ATGGCAGCAGCTAATGACCAGCAGGATATTAAAAGGGAGAAAATTTTAGAGGCCTCGCACCAGCGTTTTTTACATTATGGTTATTCAAAAACAACCATGAACGAAATAGCCGGTGACTTATCCATGTCAAAAGCTTTGCTTTATTATTATTTCCCGGATAAAAGTCAGCTGTACATTGCCGTAATGCGCAAGCTTGCTACCGACTATCTAAAAACGCTTGAGAACAGGTTAGATAGCTTTACTAACTTAAAAGAGGCATTCAATTTCCAGGTAAATACCCACCACGAGTTTATCGTTAATAACTATAACTTTTTTGATTTTTTCAGGCTTAATGAACAAAACCTGCCCGAAACCATCTGGCAAATAGTGGGCGAAGTGCATAGTGCCGAATTGAACCTGTTAAGTAATGCGATTAAGATTGAAGTTGAGAAAGGTGCGATAAAGCCGGTAAACAACCCTGAAGAGATTGTTGACGTATTGATGGATGCTCTACATGGTATCAGGGTTGGGGCCATATCTCAAAAGAAAACCAACTTCCCACGTAAGGAACACCTCGAAGAAATCCACACCAAAAAACTGCTTCTGCTTGATATTTTTATCAAGGGGCTAATGGCCTAA
- a CDS encoding OsmC family protein: MEETGIELIESATAFIGHTQYQTIVNSGGHGLITDEPLKANGSNTGMNPFSLLLASLASCTVITLRMYIDRKMWPVEEIKADIEMYKTLSGTRIETKLSFKGEVNDEQRDRLLKIANACPVHKILIGNIEINTNISA, translated from the coding sequence ATGGAAGAAACCGGAATTGAGTTGATTGAAAGTGCCACAGCATTTATAGGGCATACTCAGTATCAAACAATAGTTAATAGCGGCGGCCACGGGCTCATCACCGACGAACCTTTAAAAGCCAATGGCAGCAACACCGGCATGAACCCGTTCAGCTTATTGCTGGCCAGCCTTGCAAGTTGTACCGTTATTACCCTGCGCATGTATATCGACCGGAAAATGTGGCCGGTAGAAGAAATTAAAGCTGATATTGAGATGTATAAAACTTTAAGCGGCACACGTATAGAAACCAAACTCAGTTTTAAAGGCGAAGTTAATGATGAGCAACGGGACAGGTTACTTAAAATAGCGAACGCTTGTCCGGTTCATAAAATACTGATTGGCAATATCGAAATTAACACAAATATCAGCGCATAA
- a CDS encoding OsmC family protein has protein sequence MAQIELKRVHGDFGFEAVDANGHTVKMDSSPESGGQDFGIRPMQMLLMGLAGCSAIDVISILKKQRQEITDYKMVVNGEREAGKEPSLWEDVDIEFHIYGNVDEDKAVRAAELSINKYCSVAATLSKAGAAIKWKVIVHPAQ, from the coding sequence ATGGCTCAGATTGAATTAAAACGTGTACATGGCGATTTTGGCTTCGAAGCTGTTGACGCTAATGGACACACAGTAAAAATGGACAGTAGTCCGGAAAGTGGCGGCCAGGATTTTGGTATCCGCCCAATGCAGATGCTTTTAATGGGCCTTGCCGGTTGTTCTGCAATTGACGTGATTAGTATCCTAAAAAAACAACGCCAGGAAATAACCGACTATAAAATGGTGGTTAATGGCGAGCGTGAGGCCGGTAAAGAGCCTTCACTATGGGAAGATGTGGATATTGAATTTCATATCTATGGTAATGTTGATGAAGATAAAGCCGTACGTGCTGCCGAGCTTTCTATCAACAAATACTGTTCTGTTGCTGCAACGCTTTCAAAGGCTGGTGCGGCAATTAAATGGAAGGTGATTGTTCACCCGGCCCAATAA
- a CDS encoding mechanosensitive ion channel family protein produces the protein MDIGNRLPPDLLEFSQRIPAFAWNLIIIASAILIGLVTKFIITKLFRIYAQRKDTDYSILRSIIVNLGPAVAYFIPLFLFNLLSPLLRMNKLYYQPLDKTIEILLTISFAGLIVRSVRILEDYIYHTYDLNKVDNLKERKVRTQIQFIRKIIVVTIIFLTIAIILLSFESMRKIGTGLLTGVGIGGIIVGFAAQSSLGNLLAGFQIAFTQPIRIDDVLVVEGEWGRVEEITLTYVVLKIWDERRLILPINYFIQKPFQNWTRTSADILGTVFLYMDHTVPVDAIREEFERLIVKSPLWDKRVKVVQVTDVREHTIEIRVLMSASTSSNAFDLRCYIRENLITFIQKNFPGSLPRSRNELSNLGELEKYIQPATGA, from the coding sequence ATGGATATTGGAAACAGATTACCACCCGATTTGCTTGAGTTTTCGCAACGGATTCCCGCCTTTGCCTGGAATTTAATCATTATCGCTTCGGCAATACTTATTGGTCTCGTCACTAAATTTATCATTACAAAATTATTCCGGATCTACGCTCAACGCAAAGACACTGACTACTCCATACTACGATCAATAATTGTAAACCTTGGCCCGGCAGTAGCTTATTTTATACCGCTATTCCTGTTTAATCTACTGTCGCCGTTACTGCGGATGAACAAACTCTATTATCAGCCGCTTGATAAAACCATAGAGATCTTGCTTACCATATCATTTGCAGGCCTTATTGTGCGCTCTGTTCGCATTTTGGAAGATTACATCTATCACACTTACGACCTTAATAAGGTTGATAACCTGAAAGAACGTAAGGTGCGAACGCAGATTCAGTTTATCCGCAAGATCATCGTGGTAACTATCATCTTCTTGACTATTGCTATTATCCTGCTTAGTTTTGAAAGTATGCGTAAGATAGGTACAGGCCTGCTCACAGGTGTTGGTATAGGTGGTATCATTGTTGGTTTCGCGGCACAAAGCTCGTTAGGCAACCTTTTGGCCGGTTTTCAGATAGCCTTTACGCAACCTATCCGCATTGATGATGTTTTGGTTGTTGAAGGCGAATGGGGCCGTGTAGAAGAGATTACCCTCACTTATGTTGTACTAAAGATCTGGGACGAACGGCGACTGATACTGCCCATCAATTATTTTATCCAAAAGCCTTTTCAAAACTGGACGCGCACTTCTGCGGATATATTGGGCACTGTATTTTTATATATGGACCACACCGTTCCGGTTGATGCCATCCGTGAGGAGTTTGAGCGGTTGATTGTAAAATCCCCCCTTTGGGATAAACGGGTTAAAGTAGTACAGGTAACCGACGTACGGGAGCATACTATCGAAATCAGGGTATTGATGAGCGCAAGCACCTCGTCAAACGCTTTCGACCTGCGTTGCTATATCCGCGAAAACCTCATCACTTTTATCCAAAAGAATTTCCCCGGCAGCTTGCCGCGTTCACGTAACGAACTCAGCAACTTGGGCGAACTTGAAAAATATATTCAACCTGCCACAGGAGCTTAA